The sequence GCAAGGTATCTGTTCTATCTGGCTATCTAAGGCTGCATTATAAATATGGAATTTATAGAACGATCATTCTATAAGGGTATGATGACCTGGTAGAGGTGGTTAAGCTCAATGGGCTTATTGCGGATTAGGGGCACTCTTACGGTTTTGAGTTTTATACAAAATATTTAAGTTTATGTAAGCAGATATACCATAATGCTTACATTGCGGGGGTAATTGATTAGCAAAATACAAGTAAATGAGTTGAATTAAAAAAAAGCGGTGATAGGGCTTCGTGTAATATTTTCGATTGTCAGGCATCAGGCATGCTCATAAAAGCTAGCCAGCACAATATGGAAGGCTCCGGTAATGGCAGCTCTAAGATTCCAAAGAACGAAAGTAAAACAGATGAGGACTTTTTAATCGTTAGTCGCTCTGGTAAAGCTATTGCTGAGGTAAAGCACTAAATACAGGATGATATTTTGTTAGAAAGTGGCAGCATGGATGCCAAAGGGGCTACCAGCCACCTGGCAGGTAAAGCGATTGAGTCAATCAACCCTAAACTCACACGGAAAAAATAATGACAAATCAAGCTGTTGATTCTAAAGCGGTACGCCGTTTGCCCTTACAGTTTGATGATAAGGGCGAGCCGATGTTTAGTTCCGTAAAAAGCCCTGAGGATTTTAAGCTTAGTGCGCTGGTCATTCGCCCCCCGCATACTGTTATTCCTATTATTTTTGTGCCGGGGATTATGGGGACAAATATACGAATGGCAGAAGAAAAAAAGGATGCATGGGCCCCTCCAAACAGCGCATTGTCAGGGCTGGGTCAAGCTTTAAAACGTAGCGTTCAAAAACCGGAACAAAGGCAAGTTCAATTTGATCCAAACAATACAGAAGTGAATCCGGATGGGCCCTGTAGTATCCCCGGCAATTTTTTTATGCTCACCGAAAAAGAAGCTAAAAAACGGGGCTGGGGGGCGCTACACGCAGATAGCTATCATGAAACACTACAGCAATTAGAAATCAGCCTGAACGAGCAATATAGCAAGCCGGGCCGCAGCAAAGAAGATGGTAATCATTTGCTGGAAGAAATTGGCCTTTTAACCCAGCTTGGCGCAGCCGATAGCTCCTCTACAGACAAACCGGATTATAAAAAAGCCGCTGCCAAAGCCGCTGCTGCATGGGGTGAAACCCCTCCTGCACTTAGCCCTGCAGAAGTAGATAAATTAGACGATTATTACTACCCCGTATGGGCATGTGGCTATAACTGGCTGCAAAGCAATAAGGTATCTGGCGAGCATTTGCTCAAGCGTATTAATGAAGTTATTAAATTTTATAATGACAGCCAGTACTTCGAGTGCAGCAAAGTCATATTGCTGACCCATTCAATGGGCGGCTTTGTTGCCCGTAGTGCTGCGCAGCAAGATCCCAGCAAAATTTTGGGTATTGTGCACGGCGTGCAGCCCGTTGGCGGTGCGCCCGTGGTTTACCGGCGTTTTAGGGCGGGTACTGAAGTAGATGGTTTTTTTGATATTGCAGGCGCTGCCGCCGCTGCAATTATTGGCTGGAGTGCTGCAGACGTCACCCCCGCCCTGTCTTGCGCCCCCGGCCCATTAGAGCTATTGCCAAATACTGCTTACCCGAAAGGCTGGTTGAAAATAATTCAAAAAACTGGCGGCGAAGAAAGAATCATAAAGCAGCTGCCCGAATCAGATCCCTATGAAGAAATCTATAGCAAAACCACGGACGATTGCTGGTGGGGGATGGTTGATCCGTCATTAATTGACCCGGCAAATACTATTAAATCTGTAATGCCACCACTAAAAGCTTATAAAGTGGCATTAAATATGGCAGAACAATTTCACGCAAATTTAGAACTTTCGGCTCATGAAAAAACTTATGGTTACTATGGTATTGATAATAATAAATTTCTAACCTTTGGCAGCGTCAGTTGGGATACTAAAAACAAAATCTCGACTGAAAACGAATCTGCTCTATTTGTGGCAAAAGACCAATGGCGCAATACCACAGGTAAAGCAGATGTAGCCCTTGATGCTGAAAACACCCTGCATTTTAAATTAAGAAATGAGAGAGACCAGGGCGGCGACGGCACAGTGCCTTTAGTCTCAGGCGCGGCTCTGGAAAAATTAATTCCTGCTCCGCAAATGGTTTTCAAGATGAAAGGCTTTGATCATCAGAATAGTTATAAAAATCGATTTGCAATGCAATCTACAATATACAGTATCGCCAAGTTGGTTCAGCTTGCGGAGCCTGCCACACCATGAAAAAACGATCATTACAAAAAGCCACCATCGTTATTACTAGCTTATTTGCATTAATAGCAAATACTTATGCAGCGGAGCAAACCATGTTTGAGAAAACAAAAACCTACTGTTTTGGGCGTTATTTGGTGAACATGCCAGCAGAGGTAGAGTTGAAAAATTTTGGAAATAAATATTATGCAACAATAATTGAATTAGGCACAGGAAGAGAGGCTTTCAAAA comes from Iodobacter ciconiae and encodes:
- a CDS encoding PGAP1-like alpha/beta domain-containing protein, with amino-acid sequence MTNQAVDSKAVRRLPLQFDDKGEPMFSSVKSPEDFKLSALVIRPPHTVIPIIFVPGIMGTNIRMAEEKKDAWAPPNSALSGLGQALKRSVQKPEQRQVQFDPNNTEVNPDGPCSIPGNFFMLTEKEAKKRGWGALHADSYHETLQQLEISLNEQYSKPGRSKEDGNHLLEEIGLLTQLGAADSSSTDKPDYKKAAAKAAAAWGETPPALSPAEVDKLDDYYYPVWACGYNWLQSNKVSGEHLLKRINEVIKFYNDSQYFECSKVILLTHSMGGFVARSAAQQDPSKILGIVHGVQPVGGAPVVYRRFRAGTEVDGFFDIAGAAAAAIIGWSAADVTPALSCAPGPLELLPNTAYPKGWLKIIQKTGGEERIIKQLPESDPYEEIYSKTTDDCWWGMVDPSLIDPANTIKSVMPPLKAYKVALNMAEQFHANLELSAHEKTYGYYGIDNNKFLTFGSVSWDTKNKISTENESALFVAKDQWRNTTGKADVALDAENTLHFKLRNERDQGGDGTVPLVSGAALEKLIPAPQMVFKMKGFDHQNSYKNRFAMQSTIYSIAKLVQLAEPATP